GTACTTTATGCATTGCAAAATAACCAATTTTGGCGCAACGGGCCGTCGTTTCCTTCGTAAATTTGTGCCGCCGTCACGCAATTAAACGCCATTATGACAAAACTTAGTGTCAATATCAACAAAATCGCCACCCTGCGGAACGCCCGCGGAGGCAATGTGCCCGACCTTTTGAAGGTCGCCGCCGATATCGAGCGGTTCGGTGCCCAGGGCATCACCGTCCATCCGCGGCCCGATGAGCGACACATCCGTTATCAGGATGCGCGCGACCTTAAGAAGGTTGTGTCCACCGAATTCAATATCGAAGGCAATCCGGACAAAAAGTTCATCGACCTCGTACTCGAAGTGCGTCCCGACCAGGTCACGCTTGTACCCGATCCGCCCGGGGCCATCACCTCGAACGCCGGTTGGGATACCCGCAAACACCGCGCCTTTCTCAGCGAAATGGTCGCCGAATTCAAACGAAATGGCATCCGTGTCTCGATTTTCGTCGACCCCGACCCCGATCAGGTGGAAGGAGCGGCGGAAACCGGCACCGATCGCGTAGAACTATATACGGAATCCTACGCCCATCAGTTTGGTCTGGGCAACCGCGAAGGCATCCGGCCGTATGTAGAAGCAGCCCATGCGGCGCAGCGCGTCGGGCTCGGACTCAACGCTGGTCACGACCTGAGTCTCGACAATGTGCAGTATTTCAAACAGCATATCCCCGGCCTGCTCGAGGTGTCGATCGGCCACGCACTGATTTCGGAAGCACTCTATTTCGGCCTCGACAACACCGTAAATATGTACCTGCAACGTTTGAAAGGGTAGGGCGTTCCCCTCGGCGGAAGACCCTCCGAGCCGGAACTCCCCACCGCCTCGGGTCGGGCTATCCGCTGTAGCTTTGCTCCGCGAAGCGGGTCGCAAAGGCTGCCGCTCCTATCCCTAACGCGGCGGTTCACAGTAGGCGCAGCTACTCTTACTACTAAACAATCACACGCTATGAACCTCCTCCATTCGAAAATAGAAGGCACCGGCCGTCCGCTCCTCATCCTGCACGGCTACCTCGGCATGTCCGACAACTGGAAATCACTCGCCCAACGCTTCGCCGCCGACGGTTTTCAGGTGCATGCCCTTGATTTGCGCAACCACGGTCGCAGTTTCCATTCCGATGAATTTACCTTTGACGCCATGGTGCAGGATGTGCTGGCCTATGCCGACGCCCACTCCCTGGCCCAGTTCGACATCATCGGCCATTCAATGGGAGGGAAGTTGGCCATGTTTTTGGCAACCACCCATCCCGATCGCATCGGCAGGCTCGTCGTGGCCGACATCGCCCCGCGGTATTACCGGCCGCACCACCAGGACATCATGGCCGGACTTAACGCCGTCGATTTTTCCCAAAAACCCGATCGCGCACAGGCCGAGGCCATGATTGAACCCCATATTCCCGATTTTGGTACCCGGCAGTTCATTATGAAAAGCCTGTATTGGGTCGAACCCGGACAACTCGGCTGGCGGTTCAACCTGCCCGTTTTCAACGAAAAAATCGACAACATCGGACAGGCGCTTCCTGACGACGCTACGTTCCAGGGGCCGACACTTTTCCTGAAAGGGGCCAATTCGCGCTACATCTCCGAACAGGATGTGGCCGATATCGGGCATCATTTCCCGGATTCCCAAATCGTCACCATCGCCA
This genomic interval from Flavobacterium sp. HJ-32-4 contains the following:
- a CDS encoding pyridoxine 5'-phosphate synthase; this encodes MTKLSVNINKIATLRNARGGNVPDLLKVAADIERFGAQGITVHPRPDERHIRYQDARDLKKVVSTEFNIEGNPDKKFIDLVLEVRPDQVTLVPDPPGAITSNAGWDTRKHRAFLSEMVAEFKRNGIRVSIFVDPDPDQVEGAAETGTDRVELYTESYAHQFGLGNREGIRPYVEAAHAAQRVGLGLNAGHDLSLDNVQYFKQHIPGLLEVSIGHALISEALYFGLDNTVNMYLQRLKG
- a CDS encoding alpha/beta fold hydrolase → MNLLHSKIEGTGRPLLILHGYLGMSDNWKSLAQRFAADGFQVHALDLRNHGRSFHSDEFTFDAMVQDVLAYADAHSLAQFDIIGHSMGGKLAMFLATTHPDRIGRLVVADIAPRYYRPHHQDIMAGLNAVDFSQKPDRAQAEAMIEPHIPDFGTRQFIMKSLYWVEPGQLGWRFNLPVFNEKIDNIGQALPDDATFQGPTLFLKGANSRYISEQDVADIGHHFPDSQIVTIANAGHWLHAENPRDFYEACIRFLK